A genome region from Platichthys flesus chromosome 12, fPlaFle2.1, whole genome shotgun sequence includes the following:
- the gtf2a1l gene encoding TFIIA-alpha and beta-like factor, translating into MLSNTGPVAKLYLSIIDDVIESMRELYLDEGLEDRVLDDLRRIWESKMMQSKAMEDFRKNINSSNFVLQLPDSYGQIDREHKATVVIPASQSIHGFPVKNNSETLATFSLPAGLAYPVQIPAGVTLQTASGQLYKVNVPVVVTQAPVGQKPLSLHIQRAPAPQSTAAPPNTKPPQQGEPPTAPAPSVSQLPQDDLPPSPESRPVQQPQVPAADAMQLPVVPSPPAEENEPSAQPEPVNYSMTSSPCSQLLEEALAQTTQLKSRDIDDILKEVIEEEREKAERRRNLPPARTQDQTEAVLAGLGLDYSYSELSDIVQLDGPADNSDAEEEGGAPLEENDFLGIINAEAIKALQEGGGSSDGNSLSSSSDSEGADKLSAEDEDPLNSGDDVIEQDIPDLFDTDNVIVCQYDKIHRSKNRWKFHLKDGVMCYAGRDYVFSKAVGEAEW; encoded by the exons ATGCTTTCCAACACGGGCCCGGTG GCCAAACTCTACTTGTCCATAATTGACGATGTGATCGAGAGCATGAGGGAGCTCTACCTGGACGAAGGGCTGGAAGACCGAGTCCTGGACGATTTAAGACGG ATCTGGGAGTCCAAGATGATGCAGTCCAAAGCTATGGAAGACTTCAGGAAGAACATCAACTCATCCAACTTTGTGCTCCAGCTCCCGGACAGCTACGGCCAGATCGACCGAGAGCACAAAG CCACAGTCGTGATCCCTGCCAGTCAGAGTATCCACGGCTTCCCAGTCAAG AACAACTCAGAGACACTTGCTACTTTTTCTCTCCCCGCCGGGTTAGCTTACCCTGTGCAGATACCAGCAGGGGTCACTCTACAAACAGCCTCTG GTCAACTTTACAAGGTCAATGTTCCTGTCGTGGTTACTCAGGCCCCGGTGGGTCAGAAGCCTTTATCCCTACATATACAGAGAGCTCCTGCCCCTCAGTCAACTGCAGCCCCTCCAAATACCAAACCTCCTCAGCAGGGGGAGCCACCCACTGCTCCAGCACCCTCTGTCTCCCAGTTGCCGCAGGACGATTTACCCCCCAGTCCAGAGAGCCGCCCCGTCCAGCAGCCACAGGTTCCCGCTGCTGACGCCATGCAGCTTCCGGTTGTCCCCTCTCCACCGGCAGAAGAAAATGAGCCGAGTGCCCAACCTGAACCTGTGAACTACAGTATGACCTCCTCACCCTGCAGTCAGTTATTAGAGGAGGCCTTGGCGCAGACGACTCAGTTAAAGAGCAGAGACATAGATGACATCCTGAAAGAAGTgattgaggaggagagggagaaagcagAACGGAGGAGGAATCTGCCACCTGCCAGAACTCAAGATCAGACCGAGGCTGTTCTCGCTGGG CTGGGCCTGGACTATAGCTACAGTGAACTGTCGGACATCGTTCAGCTGGACGGTCCCGCAGACAACTCGGACGccgaggaggagggtggagctCCGCTGGAAGAGAATGACTTCCTGGGTATAATCAATGCAGAGGCCATAAAGGCCCTGCAGGAGGGAGGTGGAAGCAGCGACGGCAACagcctctcctccagcagcgaCAGCGAGGGAGCAGATAAACTCTCTGCAGAAGATGAG GACCCCTTGAACTCAGGCGATGACGTGATTGAGCAGGACATCCCGGATCTCTTTGACACCGACAACGTAATCGTCTGCCAGTACGACAAA ATTCACCGCAGCAAGAACCGCTGGAAGTTTCATTTGAAAGATGGTGTGATGTGCTACGCGGGCAGGGACTATGTGTTCTCTAAAGCTGTCGGGGAAGCTGAGTGGTAA
- the LOC133966119 gene encoding stonin-1: MCSTNHSNWVTFEDDNTPLSSPQKPLQAPGLIKASVPRPNGLKLVLPPIRDTSWSFSPSLESPQSHSSLSGSSSVPCSTPFSTPVSGAPSSVSPLPSNTWEKNDFLRLLSSASTTSAPSPAPETLNQTSDGPRPFPSFQGNSGHYNPFWDGSRHSADVDSSSSDSECDNSLPRFFIRTKDGQEPPRDQLQSSFSYVCHKLEGLRAQTDNEIDTEKDGERRLSCTTEVLREDSSHFVPRGLYRTQKRDGWSVMLRIPEKKNRMSSRQWGPIYLRLLQGGVLQMYYEKGLEKPYKEFQLLPQFRLSDLKLESYGEPRKVLAVKVEHFSYVEKKRYHPKLEVSHEAEVEQLLKFGSTVHEDIEDLVVTMEEEIFKLCVHHQQRRHYEEQELSLQITDHIWVQLDKSGGVIERTGFTQIHCLAFLNGIGDCFLALNDLGLLRSNSSYGSDEGSELWMEIADCHFHKCVNETEFLRSRLVKFSPPDACRVELMRYKTTTLGCTEIPFSIKAVVTVQGAYVELQAFLNMSASFLSSVRGSERYPLCENVVIRVPVPGDWVKVTQTVALLRQRSLKARMNRNACLGSVSSTDSQPVMQVSIGTVKYENVYSAIVWRIERLPAKNMAVDHPHSFSCKLELGSDQEIPNDWYPFVTMECEIMGAVVSQTRVKSLGTANDIQPQKHLTSWTRYHCQVEVEKKWIETEPERQSGCMTQ; the protein is encoded by the exons ATGTGTTCTACCAATCATTCAAACTGGGTCACGTTTGAAGATGACAACACAcccctctcctcacctcagAAGCCCCTACAGGCACCAGGCCTTATCAAAGCCTCTGTACCGCGTCCCAATGGCCTGAAATTAGTGCTTCCTCCAATCAGAGACACTTCCTGGAGCTTCAGTCCTTCCCTGGAATCTCCTCAAAGCCACTCAAGTCTTAGTGGAAGTTCCTCTGTACCATGTAGCACACCCTTTAGCACTCCTGTAAGTGGGGCACCTAGCAGTGTGTCCCCGCTTCCCTCCAACACATGGGAAAAGAACGACTTCCTCCGGCTTTTGTCCAGCGCTTCGACCACTTCTGCCCCTTCTCCTGCACCAGAGACCTTAAATCAAACCTCAGATGGACCAAGACCATTTCCTTCTTTCCAGGGGAACTCAGGACACTATAACCCTTTCTGGGATGGATCTAGACACAGTGCAGATGTGGACAGTTCCTCTTCTGACTCAGAATGTGACAACAGCCTACCACGTTTCTTTATTCGGACCAAAGACGGCCAGGAGCCTCCACGTGACCAGCTCCAGAGCTCCTTCTCCTATGTTTGCCACAAACTAGAAGGCTTACGAGCACAAACGGACAATGAAATTGACACTGAAAAAGATGGGGAGAGGCGTCTAAGTTGCACAACTGAGGTGTTAAGGGAGGACTCATCTCATTTTGTTCCTCGGGGTCTGTATCGCACACAGAAGAGAGACGGCTGGTCTGTCATGCTCAGGATCCCTGAAAAAAAGAACCGTATGTCCTCTCGACAGTGGGGGCCGATCTACCTCCGCCTGTTGCAGGGTGGTGTGCTGCAAATGTACTATGAGAAAGGGCTAGAGAAGCCATACAAGGAGTTCCAGCTTCTCCCACAGTTTAGGCTCTCGGACCTTAAACTCGAAAGCTACGGCGAGCCCCGCAAAGTCCTCGCAGTCAAGGTGGAGCATTTCTCCTACGTAGAAAAGAAACGCTATCACCCGAAGTTGGAGGTTAGTCATGaggcagaggtggagcagcttctcAAGTTCGGCTCCACGGTGCACGAGGACATAGAGGACCTGGTAGTCACCATGGAAGAGGAAATCTTTAAACTGTGTGTACACCATCAGCAGAGGCGGCACTacgaggagcaggagctgtCATTGCAGATCACTGATCATATCTGGGTACAACTGGATAAGTCGGGAGGAGTCATAGAGCGGACAGGATTCACCCAGATTCACTGCCTTGCTTTTCTGAATGGAATAGGGGATTGTTTTCTTGCCCTTAATGATCTCGGGCTACTGCGCTCTAACTCCAGCTACGGGTCGGACGAGGGCAGCGAACTCTGGATGGAGATTGCCGACTGTCATTTCCACAAATGTGTGAATGAGACAGAGTTTTTGAGGTCCCGACTGGTAAAGTTCTCGCCTCCTGACGCGTGCCGAGTGGAGCTGATGCGGTACAAGACGACCACTCTGGGTTGCACAGAAATTCCTTTCTCAATCAAAGCTGTGGTCACAGTTCAAGGTGCCTATGTGGAGCTCCAGGCCTTCCTCAACATGTCGGCAAGCTTCCTCTCGTCTGTACGGGGGTCTGAACGGTACCCACTGTGTGAGAATGTAGTGATCCGCGTGCCGGTGCCAGGCGACTGGGTCAAGGTGACACAGACGGTGGCCTTGCTGCGACAGAGGTCACTGAAAGCCCGTATGAACAGAAACGCCTGCTTGGGCTCTGTCAGCAGCACAGACTCGCAACCTGTCATGCAGGTGTCCATCGGCACTGTCAAGTATGAGAATGTATATTCAGCCATCGTGTGGAGGATCGAGAGGCTGCCAGCTAAAAATATGG cAGTGGATCATCCCCATTCCTTCTCCTGCAAGCTAGAGCTGGGATCTGATCAGGAGATCCCGAATGACTGGTACCCGTTCGTCACGATGGAATGTGAAATAATGGGAGCAGTGGTGTCACAGACCAGGGTGAAGTCTCTGGGCACTGCGAACGACATCCAGCCGCAGAAACATCTGACCAGCTGGACACGCTATCACTGTCAG gtGGAAGTGGAGAAGAAATGGATCGAAACAGAGCCAGAGAGGCAGTCTGGCTGTATGACACAGTGA